From Gammaproteobacteria bacterium:
TCAACGGATAGGGTTCGGCGGCATCAACTGCGCCGCGATCAGGTGTGGCGGCAGTTCGCACATCGATTGCGACCACGGCGCCAGGGTAGCGGGAGGTTGAACACGAACAGTCCGATGAATGCGATCGTCCAGCTTTTTGTCTAGTCTCGGGCGCACCAAGGCCAATTTTATGCGTATCGTGTTTTGCTAAACGGAAGAGGCGGTCGCCGTTGCGCGGTGTAGTTTAATTCACCGCCGTGCCTCTGCGGTGAGGCAGGGCCAATGGCCGATATGCGTTATGCGCAATCCGGCCACGACGCCGGCGTTTTAGCCTGCGTGGATTGCGTGCTCACGGGAGCCACTGCAAAGCTATGCAGGGACGGTCGCCGCTAGCGCAGTTACTCTCAAGCTTTTGCGATTTGAACCAGATTATCTGCCTGCGAGCCCGCTCTGCCTAAATTACAATGTACCGACGAAGTTGTTGCATTGACTGCCGAGCCACCGCGATTCAGGCTCAACCAGTAACCCAGACTGGCCGCGGCTAATCCTTCCAGCACGTCCTCGCTGACTTCAGCTTTGCCTTCGAATGCGCCACGATCGTTGAACACCCGGACGTAGTCACCCGTCCTGATGTTGCGAGTTGCAGCATCCCTTGTGTGAATGACAACAATCTGTTCGCCTTGACGGCGCTGTTGCACGGGCTCATTTGCGTATTGCGAATTCAGGAACGCATGTGGCTTGGGAGAAATCAGGCTGATGGGGTAACGTTTGGCGAGTGTTTTATCTGTCGTCTCGGTTGGCGGAATATAGTCCGGTACGGGATCGACCGGATCACCGGGTTGCATTTCCTCATAGCCCGAGCGCCACACGGGTACAACAAAGTTTCCATTCGCCGCGGCGCTGGCCTTGAACTCGCATTTTCCCGAGGGTGTTTTGAAGTTACCTTCAGCGTGCGGCGCCCGTTGGTCAGGCTCACCGACATTGAGCCGCATCCAACCCACCTCTTTGAGCTTCTCTAACGTGATGCCCCGCATCGCCGGAGAATCCCAGTCGTAAGCCTGCGAGAGCCATTCGTCATCCGTCAAACCCCAATACTCGTCATCAAAGCCCATGGTCTTCGCGAGACGGCGGAACATGTCGATGTTAGGTACGCATTCACCAGGCGCTTCGATGGCCGGCTGGTTGAGCATTACGTACAGATGGCCCCACGTCACCTGCAGGTCATATTGCTCGGCCTGCAAGGCTGCCGGAAGGATGATATCGGCATAACGCGCGGTGTCCGTGATGAAGAGCTCGCTCACCACCGTGAATAGATCCTCGCGCTGGAGGCCTTCGATGAGCTTGTTTGCGTTCTGCTGCTGAGAAACCGGGTTGGAGTTATAGATGAACACGGACTTGATGGGAGGATCGAGTTTCATCTCACCGTTAAGCGCCGTGCCCATGTCGAGCTCATTGACGACGCGCGTGCCCGGCTTTATCCAGTCAGGCCGCTGTATAAAGCCGAAATTGAAAGGGAACTCCCAGATGGGCATCTCCACGGCGCCGCCGCCGACATGACGCCAGGCGCCGACGATTGCCGGCAATGAGCTTACAAGGCGGACTGCGTCACCGCCGCCCGGGCTGCGCTCAAGAGCTACACCTTCGCGGATGGCCGAAGGCTGGGTCGTGGCATATTCGCGCGCCAGCCTGCGAATATCTTCCGCTCGAACACCTGTGAGCTCGGCGACCTTTTCCGGAGGATATTGCGCGGCACGCGCCTTTAATTCATCGAAGCCGAGCGTGTACTTCTGCACATAGTCGTGATCCACCAGATCTTCGTCGATGATCACGTTCATCATGCCCAGCGCCAGAGCGCCATCGGTCCCGGGTCTTATCTGGATGTGCCAGTCAGCCTGCTTGGCCGTGCGTGTGCGTATCGGGTCGATCACCACCACCTTGGCGCCTTTCTTTCTCGCCGCAAGGATGAACGGCCAGGCGTGCAGGTTGGTGCTCATCATATTCATCGCCCAGACGATGATGTATTTCGAAAAGGCTAGACTTTCCACATCGAGCCCGCCGGTCGGGCCCACGGTCATTATCCAGCCGGTGGAGGAACCCGACTCGCAGTAAGTCTTTTCTCCTATGGTGGCGCCAAGCCGGTTAAAAAAAGCATCGCCGGCGGTCAATCCGTTCAAGGTGCCCTGATTGCCCAGGT
This genomic window contains:
- a CDS encoding molybdopterin-dependent oxidoreductase — encoded protein: MSAHISETRIVRGACPQDCPDTCAFLYHVEDGRLVEVTGDPDHPMTRGGLCVKLKDYAEHHYNPDRLLHPLKRIGPKGSGQFEQISYDAALAEIKKRWTAIIDEYGSQAIMPHAYLGNQGTLNGLTAGDAFFNRLGATIGEKTYCESGSSTGWIMTVGPTGGLDVESLAFSKYIIVWAMNMMSTNLHAWPFILAARKKGAKVVVIDPIRTRTAKQADWHIQIRPGTDGALALGMMNVIIDEDLVDHDYVQKYTLGFDELKARAAQYPPEKVAELTGVRAEDIRRLAREYATTQPSAIREGVALERSPGGGDAVRLVSSLPAIVGAWRHVGGGAVEMPIWEFPFNFGFIQRPDWIKPGTRVVNELDMGTALNGEMKLDPPIKSVFIYNSNPVSQQQNANKLIEGLQREDLFTVVSELFITDTARYADIILPAALQAEQYDLQVTWGHLYVMLNQPAIEAPGECVPNIDMFRRLAKTMGFDDEYWGLTDDEWLSQAYDWDSPAMRGITLEKLKEVGWMRLNVGEPDQRAPHAEGNFKTPSGKCEFKASAAANGNFVVPVWRSGYEEMQPGDPVDPVPDYIPPTETTDKTLAKRYPISLISPKPHAFLNSQYANEPVQQRRQGEQIVVIHTRDAATRNIRTGDYVRVFNDRGAFEGKAEVSEDVLEGLAAASLGYWLSLNRGGSAVNATTSSVHCNLGRAGSQADNLVQIAKA